The proteins below come from a single Triticum aestivum cultivar Chinese Spring chromosome 5D, IWGSC CS RefSeq v2.1, whole genome shotgun sequence genomic window:
- the LOC123125409 gene encoding protein FAR1-RELATED SEQUENCE 5, whose protein sequence is MRHETTEGFEWAFKTFVDTMNGKHPVTILTDQCKVMEGAIENILPNTKHRWCKWHVLRCAKEKLGPVYSKKSGFKHEFHKIINDIIYVTEFEGKWAELIDKYNLKDNPYLENLYSKRTMWAKPYFSSVFCAGMTSTQRSESANHLLKQYIPRSSPMHLFVKQYNKLLQSRTSDEGRQQHMTKMKRRRLNGGFPLEADAAKIYTKGVFIKFEEELYQAASFIISNCISNMEFEVTRARPDYLPEYEMRRYKVAIRDGGDFID, encoded by the exons ATGCGTCATGAAACTACTGAGGGGTTCGAGTGGGCTTTCAAAACTTTCGTCGACACGATGAATGGAAAGCATCCAGTCACAATATTGACTG ATCAGTGCAAGGTGATGGAAGGAGCAATAGAAAACATATTGCCAAATACGAAGCATAGGTGGTGTAAGTGGCATGTATTGAGGTGCGCAAAGGAGAAGCTTGGCCCTGTATACAGCAAGAAGAGTGGATTCAAACATGAGTTCCACAAAAttataaatgatattatttatgtCACAGAATTTGAGGGAAAGTGGGCTGAACTTATAGATAAGTACAATCTGAAGGATAATCCTTATCTTGAGAATCTATATAGCAAGCGGACCATGTGGGCTAAACCATACTTCTCCAGTGTGTTCTGTGCTGGGATGACAAGTACTCAACGCAGCGAGAGCGCAAACCACCTGCTGAAACAGTACATACCTCGTTCATCACCTATGCACCTATTTGTCAAGCAGTACAACAAGCTACTCCAATCACGCACATCGGATGAGGGCAGGCAGCAACACATGACAAAGATG AAACGTCGAAGACTCAACGGAGGGTTCCCCTTGGAAGCTGATGCAGCCAAGATATATACTAAGGGTGTGTTCATTAAATTTGAAGAGGAGCTTTATCAAGCTGCATCGTTTATTATATCTAATTGCATAAGCAATATGGAATTTGAGGTCACACGTGCCCGACCGGATTACTTGCCTGAATACGAGATGAGGAGGTACAAGGTTGCTATCAGAGATGGTGGTGATTTCATAGACTGA